In a single window of the Flavobacterium ammoniigenes genome:
- the efp gene encoding elongation factor P, with product MASTSDIRNGLCIKYNNDIYKIIEFLHVKPGKGPAFVRTKLKSLTNGKVLDNTFSAGHKIEEVRVETHTFQYLYAEGDDFHFMNTESFEQITLNKKVLDNPGLLKEGTNVMVQINSETDAPLSVDMPASIVLEVTYAEPGVKGNTATNATKSATVETGATVNVPLFINEGDKIKIDTASGSYMERVKE from the coding sequence ATGGCAAGTACATCAGATATTAGAAACGGATTATGTATTAAATACAATAATGATATTTATAAAATCATTGAATTTCTTCACGTTAAACCAGGAAAAGGTCCTGCTTTTGTTAGAACCAAATTGAAATCATTAACTAACGGAAAAGTATTGGATAATACCTTTTCTGCTGGACATAAAATTGAAGAAGTTCGTGTTGAAACACATACCTTTCAATACTTATATGCTGAAGGCGATGATTTTCATTTTATGAATACGGAGTCATTTGAACAAATAACATTAAACAAAAAAGTGTTAGATAACCCAGGACTTTTGAAAGAAGGAACTAATGTAATGGTTCAGATCAATTCTGAAACGGATGCTCCTCTTTCTGTAGATATGCCCGCTTCGATTGTTTTAGAAGTTACGTATGCAGAACCTGGTGTTAAAGGAAATACAGCTACTAATGCTACTAAATCAGCCACAGTTGAAACAGGAGCGACAGTAAACGTTCCTTTGTTTATTAACGAAGGAGATAAGATTAAAATTGATACCGCTTCAGGTTCTTACATGGAACGCGTAAAAGAATAA
- the lpxA gene encoding acyl-ACP--UDP-N-acetylglucosamine O-acyltransferase, producing the protein MNQPLAYVHPGAKIAKNVVIEPFTTIHNNVIIGDGTWIGSNVTIMEGARIGKNCNIFPGAVISAVPQDLKFGGEDSLAIIGDNCTIRECVTINRGTVASGQTVIGDNCLVMAYAHIAHDCVVGNNAIIVNGVALAGHVIVGNYAVIGGLAAVHQFIHIGDHAMISGGSLVRKDVPPFTKAAKEPLSYVGINSIGLRRRGFTTEKIREIQDIYRILYQKNYNTTQAIGIIEAEMEATPERDEILDFIRNSSRGVMKGYSGNY; encoded by the coding sequence ATGAATCAACCGTTAGCATACGTTCATCCCGGCGCAAAGATTGCCAAAAATGTAGTTATTGAACCTTTTACAACTATCCATAACAATGTAATTATTGGTGATGGAACTTGGATTGGTTCCAATGTAACCATTATGGAAGGTGCCCGAATTGGAAAAAATTGTAATATTTTCCCTGGAGCAGTAATTTCTGCAGTTCCTCAAGATTTGAAATTTGGAGGAGAAGATTCTTTAGCCATTATAGGGGACAATTGTACCATCAGAGAATGTGTTACTATCAATAGAGGTACCGTTGCTTCAGGTCAAACCGTAATTGGAGATAATTGTTTGGTCATGGCATACGCACACATTGCACACGATTGTGTAGTGGGAAATAATGCAATTATTGTAAACGGAGTTGCTTTGGCAGGACATGTTATAGTAGGGAACTATGCGGTTATTGGTGGTTTAGCTGCCGTACACCAATTTATTCATATTGGAGACCACGCGATGATTTCAGGAGGTTCATTGGTTAGAAAAGATGTTCCACCTTTTACTAAAGCAGCAAAAGAGCCATTGTCTTATGTTGGAATTAATTCCATCGGATTAAGACGAAGAGGTTTTACTACAGAAAAAATTAGAGAGATTCAGGATATATATCGTATTCTATATCAAAAAAATTACAACACCACTCAAGCTATCGGTATTATTGAAGCCGAAATGGAAGCTACACCAGAACGTGATGAAATATTAGATTTTATCCGAAATTCATCTCGTGGCGTTATGAAGGGCTACAGTGGCAATTATTAA
- the ung gene encoding uracil-DNA glycosylase encodes MQLQLNSEWQAILAKEIQKSYFGELLNSVDLEYQNHICYPPKEMIFAAFDYCSFSNTKVVVIGQDPYHGKGEANGLCFSVNDGVKIPPSLRNIHRELVDDLDSIFIPNSGNLTSWANQGVLLLNAGLTVREDVPNSHQYLKWNLFTDAVIQKLSDKKEGLVFLLWGNFAQKKGVKINREKHLVLESGHPSPLSANQGKWFGNKHFSKTNAYLESKGVEPIQWLDL; translated from the coding sequence ATGCAACTCCAATTGAATTCTGAATGGCAAGCCATCTTGGCTAAAGAAATTCAAAAATCGTATTTTGGAGAATTACTCAATTCAGTTGATTTGGAATACCAAAACCACATCTGTTATCCACCCAAAGAAATGATTTTTGCAGCTTTTGATTATTGTAGTTTTTCAAACACAAAAGTGGTTGTCATAGGGCAAGACCCATATCATGGGAAAGGTGAGGCTAATGGTTTGTGTTTTTCAGTAAATGATGGTGTAAAAATTCCACCTTCATTGCGCAATATTCACAGAGAATTAGTAGATGATTTAGATAGTATTTTTATTCCTAATTCTGGCAATTTAACATCTTGGGCTAACCAAGGGGTGTTGCTTTTAAATGCTGGATTAACCGTGAGAGAAGATGTACCTAATAGTCACCAATATTTAAAATGGAATCTCTTTACCGATGCGGTAATTCAAAAGCTATCCGATAAAAAAGAAGGATTGGTTTTTTTGCTATGGGGCAATTTTGCTCAAAAAAAAGGAGTAAAAATTAATCGAGAAAAACATTTGGTTCTGGAATCTGGTCATCCTTCGCCATTAAGTGCAAATCAGGGAAAATGGTTTGGAAATAAACATTTTAGTAAGACGAATGCGTATTTAGAATCGAAGGGAGTTGAACCTATTCAATGGCTAGATTTATAA
- a CDS encoding HD domain-containing protein, translating to MSQINKLKIFNDPIYGFITIPNALIYDLIQHPYFQRLRRISQMGLSYLVYPGANHTRFHHALGCMHLMQKAVDVLRFKGIAISDEEENALYIAILLHDIGHGPFSHAMEKSIVEEVHHEAISLVFMSQLNDEFKGQLSLAIQIFKGEYHRKFMLQLISSQLDMDRMDYLKRDSFYSGVAEGNVNSERLIQMMNVVEDVLVIEEKGIYSVEKFLMSRRLMYWQAYLHKTSLVAELILTKVLKRAKELTLKGITLPCSEPLLFFMQNRIVLDNFNAQTLDLFSQLDDFDIISALKSWQGQDDFILSSLSKMIINRDLPKIKVVTDKLLLEDMLPLQERFAAENNISIADTNYFIFKGKIKNQAYSKEAEPIRILKKDRTIEDVVEASDQLNLKSLSKSVTKYYICFPKQLV from the coding sequence GTGAGTCAAATCAACAAACTTAAAATATTCAATGATCCAATCTATGGATTCATCACAATTCCCAACGCTTTAATCTACGATTTAATTCAGCATCCTTATTTTCAACGTTTGCGACGTATATCTCAAATGGGGTTGTCTTATTTGGTTTATCCCGGTGCCAATCATACCCGTTTTCATCATGCGTTAGGTTGTATGCATTTAATGCAAAAAGCGGTTGATGTATTACGTTTCAAAGGTATTGCCATTTCAGATGAAGAAGAAAACGCTTTGTATATTGCCATTTTGTTACATGATATCGGTCATGGACCATTTTCGCATGCAATGGAAAAAAGTATCGTTGAAGAAGTGCATCACGAAGCCATTTCATTGGTATTTATGAGCCAATTGAACGATGAATTTAAAGGACAATTGAGTTTAGCTATTCAAATATTTAAAGGAGAATACCATCGCAAATTCATGTTGCAATTGATTTCAAGTCAATTAGACATGGATCGAATGGATTACTTAAAACGCGATAGTTTTTATTCAGGTGTAGCAGAAGGGAATGTCAATTCAGAGCGTTTGATCCAAATGATGAATGTAGTGGAGGATGTTTTAGTGATTGAAGAAAAAGGAATTTATTCAGTTGAGAAATTCTTGATGTCGCGACGTTTGATGTATTGGCAAGCCTACTTGCACAAAACAAGTTTAGTAGCTGAATTAATTTTGACTAAAGTGCTAAAACGTGCCAAAGAACTAACCCTAAAAGGGATAACATTACCTTGTAGCGAGCCGTTGTTATTTTTTATGCAAAACCGAATTGTTCTTGACAATTTTAATGCCCAAACACTCGATTTATTTTCGCAACTAGATGATTTTGATATCATTAGTGCTTTAAAATCATGGCAAGGTCAAGATGATTTTATTTTATCGTCCTTGAGTAAAATGATAATTAATCGAGATTTGCCAAAAATTAAAGTCGTGACAGATAAATTACTTCTTGAGGATATGTTGCCTTTGCAAGAACGTTTTGCAGCAGAAAATAATATTTCCATAGCAGATACCAATTACTTTATTTTTAAAGGGAAAATTAAAAACCAAGCCTACAGCAAAGAAGCTGAGCCTATTCGTATTCTGAAAAAAGACAGAACGATTGAAGATGTAGTAGAAGCTTCTGATCAATTGAATTTGAAATCTTTATCAAAATCAGTAACTAAATATTACATTTGTTTTCCAAAACAACTAGTTTAA
- a CDS encoding bifunctional response regulator/alkaline phosphatase family protein: MEDTIKILWVDDEIDLLKPHILFLENKNYTVTTCNNGLDAIDIFENENFDIVFLDENMPGMSGLETLSEMKEKKSSVPMIMITKSEEEYIMEEAIGSKIADYLIKPVNPNQILLSLKKNLDHSRLISQKTTLDYQKEFRKITLEMASVNSFDDWIELYKKLIFWELQLENINDSGMSFILESQKTEANSQFGKFIERHYESWFEPKADRPVLSHTLLKELVVPEITKKEKPVLFVVIDNLRYDQWEVMQNTIGNYYKLEKEVPYYAILPTATQYARNAIFSGLLPLEMEKQFPDYWKNDTEEGGKNNYEAEFLTAQLQRLGLNIKQDYFKITNLASGRKLVDSFKTLKTNDLVTVVYNFVDMLSHAKTEMEVIKELAPDDKAYRSLTLSWFKNSPLLGIIQQAQKLGFKLIITTDHGTINVKNPSKVVGDKNTSLNLRYKTGKSLSYENKEVYAVKDPKKIGLPSINMSSSYIFAKNDLFLAYVNNFNHYVSYYKNTYQHGGISLEEMIVPFLVFNPR, from the coding sequence ATGGAAGATACAATAAAAATCCTGTGGGTAGATGATGAAATAGACCTTTTGAAGCCTCATATTTTATTTTTAGAAAATAAAAATTACACTGTTACAACTTGCAACAATGGTTTAGATGCCATCGATATTTTTGAAAATGAGAACTTTGATATCGTTTTTCTAGATGAAAATATGCCCGGGATGAGTGGTTTAGAAACACTTTCCGAAATGAAAGAAAAAAAATCATCGGTTCCCATGATTATGATTACCAAAAGTGAAGAGGAATATATAATGGAAGAAGCCATAGGTTCTAAAATCGCTGATTATCTAATTAAACCCGTTAATCCCAACCAAATTTTATTAAGCTTAAAAAAGAATCTAGACCATTCTCGCTTGATTTCTCAAAAAACAACTTTAGATTATCAAAAAGAATTCAGAAAAATCACTTTAGAAATGGCTTCTGTCAATTCTTTTGACGATTGGATTGAATTGTATAAAAAATTAATTTTCTGGGAATTACAATTGGAAAACATTAATGACTCTGGGATGAGTTTTATTTTGGAATCACAAAAAACGGAGGCAAATTCTCAATTTGGTAAATTCATAGAACGCCATTACGAAAGTTGGTTTGAACCCAAAGCAGATCGCCCTGTTTTATCTCACACCTTATTAAAAGAATTAGTAGTTCCTGAAATTACAAAAAAAGAAAAGCCTGTTCTTTTTGTAGTTATTGATAATTTGCGTTACGATCAATGGGAAGTAATGCAAAACACCATAGGTAATTATTATAAATTAGAAAAAGAAGTTCCCTATTACGCCATTTTGCCAACGGCAACTCAATATGCTCGAAATGCGATTTTTTCTGGTTTATTGCCTCTAGAAATGGAAAAGCAATTTCCAGATTATTGGAAAAACGACACCGAGGAAGGGGGAAAAAACAATTATGAGGCAGAATTTTTAACTGCACAATTACAGCGCCTCGGATTAAATATCAAACAAGACTATTTTAAAATCACGAATTTGGCCAGTGGTCGAAAATTAGTAGATAGTTTTAAAACATTAAAAACTAATGATTTAGTTACGGTAGTATATAATTTTGTCGATATGCTGTCGCATGCTAAAACCGAAATGGAAGTAATTAAAGAATTAGCCCCTGATGACAAGGCCTACCGTTCTTTAACCTTAAGTTGGTTTAAAAATTCACCCTTATTGGGAATCATTCAGCAAGCGCAAAAACTGGGATTTAAGTTGATTATTACAACAGATCATGGTACCATTAATGTTAAAAACCCATCAAAAGTAGTGGGAGATAAAAACACAAGTTTAAACCTCCGTTATAAAACTGGTAAGAGTCTATCGTATGAAAACAAAGAAGTGTATGCAGTTAAAGATCCAAAAAAAATAGGATTACCTAGTATCAATATGAGCAGTTCTTATATTTTTGCAAAAAATGATTTGTTCTTGGCTTATGTCAACAATTTCAATCATTATGTAAGTTATTATAAAAATACCTACCAACATGGCGGCATTTCTTTGGAAGAAATGATTGTTCCTTTTTTGGTTTTTAATCCCCGATAG
- a CDS encoding DUF4258 domain-containing protein: protein MKFFQRFAYYFVGLIMGLFFVSMVFSGKDTRCNYFPNARVLNDLRNKPFNYSPKATAILAQPWIDTTDIRNCLQYGDVDFDQSNIAVGKGKKYIIEGKTVKNQEITLTITNYSDKAVLEDIAKK from the coding sequence ATGAAATTCTTTCAACGTTTTGCGTATTATTTTGTGGGTCTTATTATGGGACTTTTCTTTGTTTCAATGGTATTCAGTGGAAAAGATACCCGTTGTAATTACTTTCCAAATGCTCGTGTACTCAACGATTTGAGAAACAAACCTTTCAACTATTCTCCAAAAGCGACTGCAATCCTAGCCCAACCTTGGATTGACACCACCGATATTCGAAATTGCTTACAGTATGGAGACGTGGACTTTGATCAAAGCAATATTGCTGTTGGTAAAGGGAAAAAATATATTATTGAAGGCAAGACAGTTAAAAATCAAGAAATTACATTGACAATAACCAATTATTCAGACAAAGCGGTTCTAGAAGATATCGCTAAGAAATAA
- a CDS encoding 3-keto-disaccharide hydrolase, with protein sequence MKTNSIKNVLFVTVFSVTASFAQHAFVNTPPEVSPMPMKPEMTEIWNPEVKVITPAKKIGDAPSDAIILFDGKNLNQWVNKKDNSKPAGWKIVNNDYFEVVPESGDIQTVMKFGDCQLHIEWSAPDEVLDGGQMRGNSGVFFQNRYELQVLDSYNNRTYNNGQAGSIYKDHPPLVNAMKAPLEWNVYDVIYTAPRFKANGLIDAPARITVFHNGVVVQNNATINGLTLYMGLHNYPESHGEDVISLQDHGCKTQFRNIWLRRL encoded by the coding sequence ATGAAAACGAATTCAATTAAAAACGTCTTATTTGTTACTGTATTTTCAGTAACAGCGTCTTTTGCACAACACGCATTTGTAAATACACCTCCAGAGGTTTCGCCAATGCCAATGAAACCTGAAATGACTGAAATTTGGAATCCTGAGGTCAAAGTGATTACTCCTGCAAAAAAAATTGGAGATGCGCCATCGGATGCTATTATTTTATTTGACGGTAAAAATTTAAACCAATGGGTCAATAAAAAAGACAACAGTAAACCTGCTGGATGGAAAATTGTGAATAACGATTATTTTGAAGTGGTTCCAGAATCTGGCGATATTCAAACCGTAATGAAATTTGGAGATTGTCAATTGCATATCGAATGGAGTGCTCCAGATGAAGTGTTAGATGGTGGTCAAATGAGAGGAAATAGCGGTGTTTTTTTTCAAAATCGATACGAACTACAAGTATTAGATTCGTACAACAATAGAACCTACAACAACGGTCAAGCAGGAAGTATCTACAAAGATCATCCACCATTAGTGAATGCTATGAAAGCACCATTGGAATGGAATGTGTACGATGTAATCTATACGGCACCACGTTTTAAAGCCAATGGATTAATTGATGCTCCAGCAAGAATAACGGTTTTCCATAATGGCGTTGTGGTTCAAAATAATGCTACTATAAATGGTTTAACCTTATACATGGGATTGCACAATTACCCAGAATCTCATGGTGAAGATGTAATTTCACTTCAAGATCACGGTTGTAAAACCCAATTTAGAAACATTTGGTTAAGAAGACTTTAA
- the tsaE gene encoding tRNA (adenosine(37)-N6)-threonylcarbamoyltransferase complex ATPase subunit type 1 TsaE: protein MEIVFTLDELELVAQKVIDQKTPKVILFHGEMGVGKTTLIKQLCKTLGVTSTTSSPTFSLVNEYETIDNQVVYHFDFYRLKNEMEALDMGADDYFYSGNWCFIEWAEKIPSLIPDEHAVITIELVENEKRHLTLTNS from the coding sequence ATGGAAATAGTATTTACACTAGACGAACTAGAATTAGTTGCACAAAAAGTAATCGACCAGAAGACCCCAAAAGTAATTCTGTTTCACGGTGAAATGGGTGTAGGTAAAACTACTTTAATCAAACAGTTGTGTAAAACTTTAGGAGTTACATCAACAACTAGTAGTCCAACTTTTTCTTTAGTTAATGAATACGAAACAATTGACAATCAAGTTGTTTATCATTTTGATTTTTACCGTTTAAAAAATGAAATGGAAGCCTTAGATATGGGAGCCGATGATTATTTCTATTCAGGCAACTGGTGTTTTATTGAATGGGCAGAAAAAATCCCAAGCCTCATTCCGGATGAACATGCAGTAATTACTATTGAATTAGTTGAGAATGAAAAACGCCATTTGACCCTTACTAATTCCTAA
- the lpxD gene encoding UDP-3-O-(3-hydroxymyristoyl)glucosamine N-acyltransferase, with protein MKFTAQQIAEILEGEVVGNPHIEVAMLSKIEEGQKGSLTFLSNPKYQNYIYTTQASITIVNRTFVPESAIATTLIKVDDAYGAFTKLLEFYNQVKLNKTGIESLSFIDETVRYEEDLYLGSFSYIGKNVVLGKNVKIYPNSYIGDNVIIGNNVTIFAGGKVYSETVIGNNCTIHSGAIIGSDGFGFAPNSDGTYTKIPQIGNVVIEDDVEIGACTTVDRATMGSTFIRKGVKLDNQIQVGHNVEIGENTVIAAQTGIAGSTKIGKNGMIGGKVGFAGHITVGNNVRIKANSGVTKNVKDGEVLQGPLAFTDSSYAKSYVHFKNLPKILSEIEELKKEILNLKTNTNG; from the coding sequence ATGAAGTTTACAGCACAGCAAATAGCGGAAATCTTAGAAGGTGAAGTGGTAGGTAATCCCCATATTGAAGTTGCTATGCTTTCCAAAATAGAAGAAGGTCAAAAAGGATCTTTGACTTTTTTATCCAATCCAAAATACCAAAATTATATTTATACCACTCAGGCCTCTATTACTATCGTAAATAGAACATTTGTGCCTGAATCAGCTATTGCCACAACCTTAATAAAAGTAGATGACGCTTATGGTGCATTTACTAAGTTATTAGAATTTTACAACCAAGTAAAATTGAATAAAACTGGAATAGAATCTCTTTCTTTTATTGACGAGACTGTGCGTTATGAAGAAGATTTATACTTAGGGAGTTTCAGTTATATTGGTAAAAATGTTGTGCTTGGAAAAAATGTCAAAATTTATCCTAATTCCTATATTGGCGATAATGTTATCATTGGTAACAATGTGACTATTTTTGCTGGTGGAAAAGTGTATTCAGAAACAGTAATTGGTAACAATTGTACAATTCATTCTGGAGCCATAATTGGTTCCGATGGATTCGGGTTTGCACCCAATTCCGATGGCACCTACACTAAAATACCTCAAATTGGGAATGTAGTAATTGAAGATGATGTTGAAATAGGGGCATGTACAACTGTTGACAGAGCCACCATGGGATCCACTTTTATTCGCAAAGGAGTAAAATTAGACAACCAAATTCAAGTAGGACACAATGTAGAAATTGGTGAAAATACTGTAATCGCCGCTCAAACCGGAATTGCGGGATCAACCAAAATTGGGAAAAATGGGATGATTGGAGGAAAAGTAGGTTTTGCAGGTCATATCACTGTTGGAAATAATGTTAGGATTAAAGCAAATTCGGGTGTTACTAAGAATGTAAAAGACGGTGAAGTACTGCAAGGTCCTTTGGCTTTTACTGATTCTAGTTATGCCAAATCATATGTTCATTTCAAGAATTTGCCTAAAATTTTATCAGAAATAGAAGAATTAAAAAAAGAAATACTAAATCTAAAAACGAATACCAATGGTTAA
- a CDS encoding bifunctional UDP-3-O-[3-hydroxymyristoyl] N-acetylglucosamine deacetylase/3-hydroxyacyl-ACP dehydratase has protein sequence MVKQKTIKSEISLTGVGLHTGKEVKMTFKPAPVNNGFTFVRVDLEGQPVIEADANYVVNTQRGTNLEKLGVQIQTPEHVLAALTGCDLDNVIIELNASELPIMDGSSKYFVEAIEKAGVEEQEAKRNVYVVKEVISFTDESTGSEILVMPSDSYCITTMVDFGTKILGTQNATMKSLSEFKDEFSDSRTFSFLHELEALLNNGLIKGGDLNNAIVYVDKEISATTMDNLKKAFGKENLTVKPNGILDNLTLHYPNEAARHKLLDVVGDLSLIGTRIQGKVIANKPGHYVNTQFAKKLAKIIKIEQRNFVPTYDLHQEPLMDIHKIMETLPHRPPFLLIDRIIEMSENHVVGMKNVTMNEDFFVGHFPEAPVMPGVLIVEAMAQTGGVLVLSTVPDPENYLTYFMKMDNVKFKHKVLPGDTLIFKCDLITPIRRGICHMQANAYANGKLVAEAELMAQIAKK, from the coding sequence ATGGTTAAACAAAAAACCATCAAATCAGAAATTTCACTTACAGGTGTAGGTTTACACACGGGCAAAGAGGTGAAAATGACTTTCAAACCAGCCCCAGTAAATAATGGATTTACATTTGTCCGTGTCGATCTTGAAGGGCAACCCGTGATTGAAGCAGATGCTAATTACGTAGTGAATACCCAACGTGGAACTAATTTGGAAAAATTAGGTGTTCAAATTCAAACTCCCGAACATGTTTTGGCAGCTTTAACAGGCTGTGATTTAGATAATGTGATTATCGAATTGAACGCATCGGAGTTACCAATTATGGACGGTTCGTCAAAATATTTTGTTGAAGCGATAGAAAAAGCAGGAGTGGAAGAGCAAGAAGCTAAACGAAATGTTTATGTGGTAAAAGAAGTTATTTCATTTACAGACGAATCAACAGGTAGCGAAATTTTAGTGATGCCGAGCGATAGTTATTGTATTACTACAATGGTTGATTTTGGTACTAAAATTTTGGGTACTCAAAATGCAACAATGAAAAGTCTGTCAGAATTTAAAGATGAATTTTCTGATTCAAGAACCTTTAGTTTTTTACATGAATTAGAAGCCTTGTTAAATAATGGATTAATCAAAGGGGGCGATTTAAATAATGCCATTGTATATGTTGATAAAGAAATATCAGCAACTACAATGGATAATTTGAAGAAAGCATTTGGTAAAGAAAATTTGACTGTAAAACCCAATGGGATTTTGGATAATCTTACGTTGCACTATCCTAACGAAGCTGCCCGTCATAAATTATTAGATGTTGTAGGCGATTTATCTTTGATTGGAACAAGAATTCAAGGAAAAGTTATTGCGAATAAACCAGGTCATTATGTAAACACTCAGTTTGCTAAAAAGCTTGCTAAGATTATTAAAATTGAACAACGTAATTTTGTACCTACTTATGATTTGCATCAAGAACCATTGATGGATATTCATAAAATCATGGAAACATTACCACACCGCCCTCCATTTTTATTGATTGACAGAATTATTGAAATGTCAGAAAATCATGTAGTCGGAATGAAAAATGTTACTATGAACGAAGACTTCTTTGTAGGACATTTCCCTGAAGCACCAGTTATGCCAGGTGTTTTAATTGTTGAAGCCATGGCTCAAACAGGTGGTGTTTTAGTATTAAGCACGGTTCCAGATCCTGAAAATTATTTGACTTATTTCATGAAAATGGACAATGTAAAGTTCAAACACAAAGTACTTCCAGGAGATACTTTGATTTTCAAATGTGACTTAATTACTCCAATACGAAGAGGAATTTGTCATATGCAAGCCAATGCCTATGCCAATGGAAAATTAGTGGCTGAAGCAGAATTAATGGCACAAATTGCTAAAAAATAA
- a CDS encoding alanine dehydrogenase — protein MSLSPFTKEQLLPQEETLEIAKHKSELFIGIPKETSHQERRICLTPDAVNSLTSHGHRVMVEAGAGESSSYSDKEYADAGAEITQDPKKVFGCPMILKVEPASLAEIEMINHNTIIISAIQIKTRKKEYFEALTKKKITALAFEYIKDEDGTYPAVKSLSEIAGTASVLIASELMITNQFGKGLLFGNITGVPPTDVVILGAGTVGEFAAKTAIGLGATVKVFDNSITKLRRLQNNLNQRIFTSTIQPKSLLKALRRCDVAIGAMRGIERCPVVVTETMVEHMKKGAVIVDVSIDTGGCFETSEVTTHEKPTFIKNNVVHYCVPNIPSRYSKTASLSISNIITPYLMQIAEDGGIESAIRCNKGLKNGVYMYHGILTNKAIGDWFGLSDSDINLIVF, from the coding sequence ATGTCACTATCACCATTTACAAAAGAACAGCTGTTACCTCAAGAGGAAACATTAGAAATAGCAAAACACAAAAGCGAATTGTTTATTGGCATCCCCAAGGAAACCAGTCATCAAGAACGCCGTATTTGTTTGACGCCTGATGCTGTTAATTCTTTGACAAGTCATGGCCATCGTGTCATGGTAGAAGCTGGAGCTGGAGAAAGTTCTAGTTATTCCGACAAAGAATACGCTGATGCTGGTGCCGAAATCACCCAAGATCCAAAAAAAGTATTTGGCTGTCCAATGATTTTAAAAGTGGAACCAGCGAGTTTAGCTGAGATTGAAATGATTAATCATAATACGATTATCATTTCGGCTATTCAAATTAAAACTCGAAAAAAAGAGTATTTTGAGGCATTAACCAAGAAAAAAATTACAGCCTTAGCCTTTGAATACATAAAAGATGAAGATGGCACCTACCCTGCTGTCAAATCGTTGAGTGAAATTGCAGGTACAGCCTCTGTGCTTATTGCTTCCGAATTAATGATTACCAATCAATTTGGAAAAGGCTTATTGTTTGGAAACATTACCGGAGTTCCTCCAACTGATGTTGTCATTTTAGGTGCAGGTACAGTTGGAGAATTTGCTGCTAAAACCGCAATTGGTTTAGGTGCTACTGTTAAAGTTTTTGACAATTCGATTACCAAATTACGTCGATTACAAAACAATTTAAACCAACGAATATTCACCTCTACGATTCAACCCAAATCATTACTAAAAGCGCTACGCCGATGCGATGTAGCCATTGGCGCCATGCGCGGAATTGAGCGTTGCCCAGTGGTTGTTACCGAAACGATGGTGGAACATATGAAAAAAGGTGCTGTTATTGTGGATGTGAGTATCGATACAGGCGGTTGTTTTGAAACTTCCGAAGTGACTACACATGAAAAACCTACTTTTATCAAAAATAACGTAGTACATTATTGTGTGCCTAATATTCCGTCACGTTATTCTAAAACCGCCTCTCTTTCCATCAGTAATATAATTACCCCTTATTTGATGCAAATTGCAGAAGATGGCGGGATCGAAAGTGCGATTCGTTGTAACAAAGGATTAAAAAACGGAGTGTATATGTACCACGGAATCCTTACCAACAAAGCGATTGGCGATTGGTTTGGTTTAAGTGATAGTGATATCAATTTAATTGTTTTTTAA